In Cryptomeria japonica chromosome 10, Sugi_1.0, whole genome shotgun sequence, a genomic segment contains:
- the LOC131066573 gene encoding anthocyanidin-3-O-glucoside rhamnosyltransferase gives MEGERQVNAVLLPWLAQGHINPFLNLSKALASHGAVKLWIVSTPVNISGIRARLQGEPIQLIELKLPSVEGLAHGIERTADIKPESAHLLHRAFDQLDKPFEDLLRHLSPDVVIHDLPAHCAATVSANLGIPTLVFDVYSPTASSFVRSHSMHATNHGTKTPQDLTQPVPGFPSPFISWRLFEAKASAGMFLPGPGGFKVTDFMSSAYQQSSGILIKSCFQEEEKYLQYLRESTGKPVISVGPLMLTDAEADAGVEDYSTLNWLDKQVISSVVFVSFGSESFLSAAQITELAFALEDSGHPFLWSLRSSDGTSSLSLSLLPAGFESRTRDRGLVMGGWVPQISIVSHPSVGCYVTHGGWSSVMEAWLYSGLPLVLIPLRHDQGLNCRQIALELNGGIEVVRDEEGGFSRENVCKAIGMVMGKDERGAAIRSRVEELQGVIRLNNARQRAITQDLVNYLRTLLVKK, from the coding sequence ATGGAAGGAGAGAGACAAGTGAACGCTGTGCTGTTACCATGGTTGGCACAAGGTCACATCAATCCGTTTTTAAATCTCTCCAAGGCCTTAGCAAGCCATGGGGCCGTAAAACTGTGGATAGTGTCGACCCCTGTGAATATATCCGGAATCAGAGCTCGTTTGCAGGGGGAGCCGATCCAGCTGATAGAGTTAAAATTGCCATCAGTTGAGGGACTAGCCCATGGCATTGAACGCACAGCAGACATCAAACCAGAATCAGCCCATCTCCTACACAGAGCATTCGACCAACTGGACAAGCCATTCGAGGATCTCTTGCGCCACCTTTCCCCAGACGTCGTAATCCACGACCTTCCAGCCCATTGCGCCGCCACTGTGAGCGCCAATTTGGGGATACCCACTTTGGTATTCGACGTATACAGTCCCACAGCCAGCAGTTTCGTGCGCAGCCATTCCATGCATGCAACCAATCATGGGACTAAAACGCCTCAAGATCTGACGCAACCAGTACCCGGATTTCCCTCCCCATTCATTTCCTGGCGCTTGTTCGAAGCCAAGGCCTCGGCGGGCATGTTCCTGCCTGGCCCCGGAGGTTTCAAGGTCACGGATTTCATGTCCTCGGCGTATCAACAATCCAGTGGAATCCTCATAAAAtcgtgctttcaagaggaagaaaaGTATCTGCAGTATCTCAGAGAGTCCACGGGCAAACCCGTCATTTCTGTTGGCCCGTTGATGTTGACAGACGCCGAGGCGGATGCGGGAGTGGAGGATTATTCAACCCTAAATTGGTTGGACAAACAAGTGATTTCCTCTGTGGTGTTTGTATCCTTCGGAAGTGAGTCGTTTCTTTCGGCGGCGCAGATAACAGAGCTGGCTTTTGCACTGGAGGATTCGGGGCACCCATTTCTCTGGTCTTTGCGATCTTCTGACGGGACATCATCATTGTCGTTGTCTTTGTTGCCCGCGGGTTTTGAAAGCCGGACGCGTGACCGGGGGCTTGTGATGGGCGGGTGGGTGCCTCAGATCAGCATCGTTTCGCATCCTTCCGTGGGATGTTATGTTACCCATGGCGGGTGGAGTTCGGTGATGGAAGCATGGCTTTACTCCGGGTTACCGCTGGTTCTGATTCCCCTGCGGCATGACCAGGGGCTTAATTGCCGACAGATTGCGCTGGAATTGAATGGGGGAATTGAAGTGGTTAGGGATGAGGAGGGGGGTTTTAGCAGAGAGAATGTTTGTAAGGCTATTGGGATGGTCATGGGCAAAGACGAAAGAGGTGCGGCGATTCGATCGAGGGTTGAGGAACTCCAGGGCGTCATCCGCCTTAACAATGCTCGTCAGCGAGCAATAACTCAGGATCTTGTCAATTATCTTAGAACGCTGTTGGTTAAGAAATGA